In one window of Fictibacillus phosphorivorans DNA:
- a CDS encoding cation diffusion facilitator family transporter: MQSDQQRRVERGVYLSLGAYIFLSIVKLVAGIFFNSDALVADGLNNATDIIASIAVLIGLKISRKPADEDHPYGHLRAETIASMVASFIMVVIGIEVLISSIKKMFNGVETEPSLTAALIALFGAAVMIIVYLYNIKVAKETDSQGLKAAALDNRSDAFVSIGAAVGIFGAQIGLPWLDPAAAVLVGLIIIKTGWEIFTETSHNLSDGFDYEEGKEMEHKILDVEGVENVGDLKARKHGNRAIIDVTIKVDPSLNVVESHEITEKIEDTIKEAYNVESIQVHVEPEDGKNKDNPLK, translated from the coding sequence ATGCAATCTGATCAGCAAAGAAGAGTGGAACGCGGTGTTTATCTTAGTTTAGGAGCATATATTTTTCTATCCATTGTAAAATTAGTAGCAGGTATTTTCTTTAATTCAGATGCATTAGTTGCAGACGGATTAAACAATGCTACAGATATAATCGCATCTATCGCCGTATTAATAGGGCTGAAAATTTCAAGAAAACCAGCAGACGAGGACCATCCTTATGGTCATTTACGGGCAGAAACGATTGCATCAATGGTTGCATCGTTTATCATGGTTGTAATTGGAATAGAAGTATTGATATCTTCTATTAAAAAGATGTTTAACGGAGTGGAAACAGAGCCTTCCTTGACGGCAGCCTTGATCGCGCTGTTTGGGGCAGCAGTGATGATCATTGTTTATTTGTATAATATTAAGGTAGCTAAAGAAACAGACAGCCAAGGGTTAAAAGCAGCCGCTCTTGATAACCGTTCAGACGCTTTTGTTAGTATTGGAGCAGCAGTCGGAATCTTTGGTGCACAGATCGGCTTGCCTTGGCTAGATCCTGCCGCAGCCGTTCTAGTAGGTCTTATCATCATTAAAACAGGTTGGGAGATTTTCACTGAAACCTCCCATAACCTATCAGATGGCTTTGATTATGAAGAAGGCAAAGAAATGGAGCATAAGATTCTTGATGTTGAAGGTGTAGAGAACGTGGGAGACCTGAAAGCTCGTAAACATGGTAATCGAGCGATTATTGATGTAACGATTAAAGTCGATCCTTCCCTTAATGTAGTGGAAAGTCATGAGATCACAGAAAAGATCGAAGACACGATCAAAGAAGCTTATAATGTCGAAAGCATACAAGTTCACGTTGAACCAGAGGACGGTAAGAACAAAGATAACCCATTAAAGTGA
- a CDS encoding VOC family protein: protein MKITGIHHVQLCIPRGKEEEARAFYEGILQLEEIPKPEALRRNGGMWFQFGHQQLHIGVEDQVYKGKHHPAFFVDDLLRFKEHLSLHHIQIQEELPIPGFSRFTIRDPFGNRIEFIQSSSL from the coding sequence ATGAAAATAACTGGTATCCATCATGTCCAATTATGTATTCCTCGTGGTAAAGAAGAGGAAGCAAGAGCTTTTTATGAAGGAATTCTGCAACTTGAAGAAATCCCAAAACCAGAGGCGCTTCGAAGAAATGGCGGGATGTGGTTTCAGTTCGGTCATCAACAACTACACATCGGAGTGGAAGATCAGGTTTACAAAGGTAAACACCATCCCGCATTTTTCGTTGATGACCTCTTACGCTTCAAGGAACATCTTTCTCTCCACCACATTCAGATTCAAGAAGAACTTCCTATTCCAGGATTTTCTAGGTTTACGATACGAGATCCCTTTGGAAATCGGATCGAATTTATTCAGTCTTCTTCACTTTAA
- a CDS encoding sulfite exporter TauE/SafE family protein, giving the protein MYILIFVGFIATFIGTLSGSGGMINFPIMLLLGVPVHSAIAANKFANMFSSFSSFFVLLRKGDTKLSPYLISGVISLLGGVAGGLTASAIPRETLTIIALFLLTGALFLTFLKTKRDADPEHEIKKLPPSKYPYLFGIGAYDGLFGPGQGTLQMQLFLRNGFTYIRTLSFTRFNTFLSCTGAVFTYLYAGHYMWNVAIPLTIGSICGAQAAVKLAPRLKTKQVTILMRTVTVLLILQLIIQWR; this is encoded by the coding sequence TTGTATATCCTTATATTCGTGGGTTTTATCGCTACTTTTATCGGCACCCTTTCTGGAAGTGGCGGCATGATCAATTTTCCGATCATGTTATTGTTAGGCGTTCCTGTTCACTCTGCGATCGCAGCGAATAAATTCGCCAACATGTTCAGTTCTTTTTCCAGCTTTTTTGTTCTTTTACGAAAAGGTGATACGAAGCTTTCTCCTTATCTCATATCAGGTGTTATCAGTCTACTAGGAGGCGTTGCTGGCGGTTTGACTGCTTCCGCAATCCCTAGAGAAACTCTAACCATCATCGCTCTTTTCTTACTCACAGGTGCACTGTTTTTAACTTTTCTAAAAACAAAAAGAGATGCGGATCCTGAACATGAAATAAAAAAACTTCCACCCAGTAAATATCCTTATCTTTTTGGTATCGGAGCTTATGACGGCTTATTTGGTCCAGGTCAGGGAACCTTACAGATGCAGCTTTTTTTGCGTAACGGCTTTACATATATTCGCACCCTTTCGTTTACACGATTTAATACGTTCTTAAGCTGTACGGGAGCTGTGTTCACCTACTTATATGCTGGCCATTACATGTGGAACGTAGCCATACCGCTTACGATCGGAAGTATCTGTGGAGCGCAGGCTGCTGTAAAACTAGCACCTCGTTTAAAAACAAAACAAGTTACAATCCTTATGAGGACTGTAACTGTTCTGCTTATTCTTCAATTAATCATTCAATGGAGGTAA
- a CDS encoding LysR family transcriptional regulator — protein sequence MQLSEFRILKVLAEELNMRKASERLYVSQPALSQRLQTIENNWGTIIFIRSQKGLNLTPSGEKILAFVTEVLQKEELVKEELQSLSEHVHGTLKLAVASIIGQYWLPHVLKEYVNLYPHVNISLITGWSSEIIKHLYEDKIHLGIVRGNPEWRGSKEHILSDHLYLVDTTISSLDELSDTTKPFIQFKSHSTYYQEIQDWWHTHFKTTPQKTIVVDQIETCKQMALNGIGYAILPSISLQPEDDFYKIPLTDKKGNAIKRDTWLIHHGTGSELKQVNVFMDLIRKLTNE from the coding sequence ATGCAGTTATCTGAGTTTCGTATATTAAAAGTTCTTGCTGAAGAATTAAATATGAGGAAAGCTTCTGAGCGGTTATATGTGTCTCAACCTGCTCTGAGTCAGAGGCTTCAAACCATTGAAAACAATTGGGGAACCATCATTTTTATTCGTTCTCAAAAAGGATTGAATTTAACACCTTCTGGAGAAAAGATTCTAGCTTTTGTGACAGAAGTGCTTCAAAAAGAAGAGCTTGTAAAAGAAGAGCTTCAATCCCTATCAGAACATGTTCACGGTACATTGAAGCTCGCGGTTGCTTCCATCATCGGTCAATACTGGTTGCCTCATGTGTTAAAAGAATATGTGAATCTTTATCCTCATGTAAATATCTCACTTATAACGGGTTGGAGTTCCGAGATCATCAAGCATCTTTATGAAGATAAGATCCACCTTGGAATCGTAAGGGGAAATCCAGAATGGAGAGGAAGTAAAGAACATATTTTGTCGGACCATTTATATTTGGTAGATACGACGATCTCATCTCTTGACGAACTTTCGGATACGACTAAACCATTTATTCAATTTAAGAGTCACTCAACGTACTATCAAGAAATACAAGATTGGTGGCATACTCATTTTAAAACGACACCGCAAAAAACGATTGTTGTTGACCAGATTGAAACATGTAAGCAGATGGCTCTAAATGGTATTGGTTATGCGATTCTACCATCAATCAGTCTTCAGCCAGAGGACGACTTCTATAAGATTCCATTAACAGATAAAAAGGGTAATGCCATTAAACGGGATACATGGCTCATTCATCACGGCACAGGATCGGAGCTCAAACAGGTGAATGTGTTTATGGATTTAATCCGAAAACTAACGAATGAATAA
- the dapD gene encoding 2,3,4,5-tetrahydropyridine-2,6-dicarboxylate N-acetyltransferase has translation MKMMDANEIISFIQNATKSTPVKVYVKGNLENIDFGKETKVFPSGNTAVLFGEWKDIEAALKANESNIEDFVIENDRRNSAIPLLDMKNIKARIEPGAIIRDQVEIGDNAVIMMGASINIGAVIGEGTMIDMNVVLGGRATVGKNCHIGAGTVLAGVIEPPSAKPVVVEDDVVIGANAVVLEGVTVGKGAVVAAGAIVIEDVEPYTVVGGTPARVLKKIDEKTKSKTEIRQELRQLND, from the coding sequence ATGAAAATGATGGATGCAAACGAAATTATCTCATTTATCCAAAACGCGACAAAATCTACACCAGTAAAAGTTTACGTAAAAGGTAATCTTGAAAATATCGATTTTGGGAAAGAAACAAAAGTGTTCCCTTCAGGTAACACAGCTGTCCTATTCGGTGAGTGGAAAGATATTGAAGCTGCTCTAAAAGCAAATGAGAGTAACATTGAAGACTTCGTGATTGAAAATGACCGTCGCAACTCGGCGATTCCTTTATTAGATATGAAGAACATTAAAGCTCGTATCGAACCAGGTGCAATCATTCGTGATCAAGTTGAGATCGGTGACAATGCTGTAATCATGATGGGTGCTTCTATTAATATCGGAGCAGTAATTGGTGAAGGCACGATGATCGATATGAACGTGGTACTTGGTGGACGCGCTACTGTTGGTAAGAACTGCCACATCGGTGCAGGAACTGTGCTTGCGGGTGTAATCGAACCACCTTCTGCAAAACCAGTTGTTGTAGAAGATGATGTAGTCATTGGAGCAAACGCAGTGGTACTTGAGGGTGTAACAGTAGGTAAGGGTGCAGTAGTTGCTGCAGGTGCGATTGTAATCGAAGACGTAGAACCATACACAGTGGTTGGTGGAACTCCAGCTCGTGTACTTAAGAAAATCGACGAGAAAACAAAATCAAAAACAGAGATCAGACAAGAGCTTCGTCAGTTAAACGACTAA
- a CDS encoding N-acetyldiaminopimelate deacetylase — MKSLLEIRKDLHRIPEPGFLEFKTQRYILDLISTFPQNHLEIYTWETGIYVKVIGRNPSKTIAYRTDMDGLPIVEETGYDFSSLHEGMMHACGHDLHMTIAIGLLSHFAQNPIDDHLLFIFQPAEEGPGGALPMRESDLFQQLRPDIITALHIAPEYPVGTIAVKEGLLFANTSELFIDLVGKGGHAAYPHLSNDMVVAASHLVTQMQSIVSRNVDPLDSAVVTIGKITGGTKQNIIAEKARLEGTIRTLSPEAMDKVKKRIEALVEGISRGYECETMIDYGSNYRQVDNEPILTREFMEFAKQQGAVNVFECKEAMTGEDYGYFLEKIPGFMFWLGVDTPYGLHHSKLKPQEEAIGHAVDLLIQYFIFKGNRN, encoded by the coding sequence ATGAAATCGTTGCTTGAGATAAGAAAAGACTTGCACCGTATACCGGAGCCGGGATTTTTAGAGTTTAAAACTCAGAGATATATCCTTGATCTCATCTCCACTTTTCCTCAGAATCATCTTGAAATTTATACATGGGAAACGGGCATATATGTAAAAGTAATCGGTAGAAATCCTTCTAAAACGATCGCTTATCGAACAGATATGGATGGACTGCCAATTGTCGAAGAAACCGGCTATGATTTCTCATCTCTTCATGAAGGAATGATGCATGCCTGCGGACACGATCTTCATATGACGATTGCGATCGGTTTATTGTCTCATTTTGCACAAAACCCAATAGATGACCATCTGTTATTTATTTTTCAGCCTGCTGAAGAAGGACCAGGCGGAGCTCTCCCGATGAGAGAGAGTGATTTGTTTCAACAGTTGAGACCTGACATAATCACAGCGCTTCACATTGCTCCGGAATATCCGGTCGGCACCATCGCTGTAAAGGAAGGATTATTATTTGCGAATACATCCGAACTTTTCATCGATCTGGTCGGAAAAGGCGGTCATGCAGCTTATCCGCACTTAAGCAATGACATGGTAGTTGCTGCTAGTCACTTAGTTACACAGATGCAGTCGATCGTTTCACGAAATGTTGATCCACTCGATTCAGCTGTTGTTACCATCGGCAAGATAACCGGTGGAACGAAGCAAAATATCATTGCTGAAAAAGCAAGACTCGAAGGCACCATTCGAACTTTATCTCCAGAAGCGATGGATAAGGTTAAAAAGCGGATCGAAGCTCTAGTTGAAGGTATTTCTCGCGGGTATGAATGTGAGACGATGATTGATTATGGTTCAAACTATCGACAAGTAGATAACGAACCGATCTTAACAAGAGAATTCATGGAATTTGCTAAACAGCAAGGAGCTGTGAATGTTTTTGAATGCAAAGAGGCTATGACAGGTGAAGATTATGGATACTTCTTAGAGAAGATTCCTGGTTTCATGTTCTGGCTTGGAGTCGATACCCCGTATGGTCTTCATCATTCAAAACTAAAGCCGCAAGAAGAAGCGATAGGACATGCGGTAGATCTATTAATTCAATATTTCATATTCAAAGGAAATAGAAATTAA
- a CDS encoding YkuS family protein, which translates to MARIGVEQSLSNVSDALRSKGHDVVELRQEQDANGCDCCVISGQDQNVMGIQNAVTQGSVLNAHGMSADEVCQAVESRLQS; encoded by the coding sequence ATGGCTAGAATTGGTGTTGAACAATCGTTATCAAATGTCTCAGATGCTTTGCGATCTAAAGGTCATGACGTTGTAGAACTTCGTCAAGAACAAGACGCGAACGGCTGTGATTGCTGTGTAATTTCCGGACAGGATCAAAACGTTATGGGCATTCAAAATGCAGTAACTCAAGGTTCTGTTTTGAACGCTCATGGTATGTCAGCAGATGAAGTATGTCAGGCTGTTGAGAGCAGATTACAATCATAA
- a CDS encoding hemolysin family protein: MPIVNVIMIILLIVLTAFFVVTEFAIVKVRRTRIDHLASEGNSKAIAAQKVIGNLDGYLSACQLGITITALGLGWLGEPTVEIFLRPLFENAGLNEGLTHTLSFSIAFFLITFLHVVLGELAPKTVAIQKAETVSLATAKPIILFYKVMYPFIFLLNGSANLLTRVFGISPASEHEVVHTEEELRLILSESLQGGEINQSEYRYVNRIFEFDDRVAKEIMIPRTEMVCLFIENTSEQNMAIMREEKFTRYPVGHDDKDHIVGIVNIKEFFNENFSRENFDLNDYIRPIITVHESIPIQKLLVKMQKDQTHMAVLVDEYGGTAGIVTVEDILEEIVGEIRDEFDIDEEPEIQQVDQNQTVVDGKVLISQINELFALDIDNSEIDTIGGWVLTRSIDLETNHAFNYESYRFTILELDGRQIKKIGIEKISEDKSTETSKDS; the protein is encoded by the coding sequence ATGCCAATCGTAAATGTAATCATGATTATCCTACTAATTGTATTAACTGCATTTTTTGTAGTCACTGAATTCGCTATTGTTAAAGTCCGTAGAACGAGAATCGACCATTTAGCATCCGAAGGAAATAGTAAAGCGATCGCGGCACAAAAAGTGATCGGAAATCTAGATGGTTATTTGTCAGCCTGTCAGTTGGGGATCACCATAACAGCGCTAGGTCTTGGTTGGTTAGGTGAGCCGACGGTTGAAATATTTTTAAGGCCATTATTTGAAAACGCTGGATTGAATGAAGGACTTACGCATACGCTCTCATTTTCAATCGCCTTTTTCTTAATTACGTTCTTACATGTCGTTCTTGGAGAACTGGCACCTAAAACAGTTGCGATTCAAAAAGCTGAGACGGTCTCTTTAGCTACTGCAAAACCAATTATCCTGTTTTATAAGGTCATGTACCCTTTTATCTTTTTACTAAATGGATCAGCAAATCTTTTGACACGTGTCTTTGGTATTAGCCCAGCGAGCGAACATGAGGTAGTACATACAGAAGAAGAGTTGCGCCTAATTCTATCCGAAAGTTTACAGGGTGGGGAGATCAATCAATCAGAATATCGTTATGTAAACAGAATTTTTGAATTCGATGACCGTGTAGCAAAAGAAATTATGATTCCTCGTACAGAAATGGTTTGCTTATTCATAGAGAATACGAGTGAACAGAACATGGCTATCATGCGTGAAGAAAAGTTCACGAGATATCCTGTTGGACATGATGACAAAGATCATATTGTAGGAATCGTAAATATTAAAGAATTTTTTAACGAAAACTTTAGTAGAGAAAATTTTGACCTGAATGATTATATTCGTCCCATCATAACTGTCCATGAATCAATACCGATTCAAAAGCTACTCGTTAAAATGCAAAAAGATCAGACACATATGGCCGTGCTCGTAGATGAATACGGTGGAACTGCAGGAATTGTCACGGTTGAAGATATCTTGGAAGAAATCGTAGGAGAGATCAGAGATGAGTTTGATATTGATGAAGAGCCAGAAATTCAACAAGTAGACCAAAATCAAACCGTAGTAGATGGCAAGGTCCTCATCTCACAAATCAATGAATTATTTGCACTTGATATTGATAATAGTGAAATAGATACGATAGGTGGATGGGTTCTAACAAGATCAATTGATCTAGAAACGAACCATGCTTTTAATTACGAAAGTTATCGCTTTACGATTTTAGAGCTGGATGGTAGACAGATTAAAAAAATAGGGATTGAAAAGATATCAGAAGATAAGTCAACCGAAACGAGTAAAGACTCCTGA
- a CDS encoding ChaB family protein has product MPYDSLKDLPEGVRDHLPHHGQEIYKEAFNSALEEYKKEETAHKVAWSAVKHKYEKTENGQWKSKDS; this is encoded by the coding sequence ATGCCGTATGATTCACTTAAAGATCTGCCTGAGGGAGTAAGAGATCACCTTCCTCATCACGGTCAAGAAATTTATAAAGAAGCATTCAATTCTGCACTTGAAGAATACAAAAAAGAAGAAACAGCTCATAAGGTAGCATGGAGCGCAGTAAAACATAAATATGAAAAAACAGAAAATGGGCAATGGAAAAGTAAAGACTCCTGA
- a CDS encoding peroxiredoxin, protein MAERMVAKQAPRFEMDAVLPNKEFGKVSLEENMKNDKWTVLFFYPMDFTFVCPTEITSLSDRFDEFEDLDADVIGVSTDTIHTHKAWINTPRDMNGLGELKYSLAADTNHTVARDYGVLIEEEGIALRGLFIISPEGELMYSVVNHNNIGRDVDETLRVLQALQTGGLCPANWKPGQKTL, encoded by the coding sequence ATGGCAGAACGTATGGTAGCAAAACAAGCACCTAGATTTGAAATGGATGCAGTATTACCAAACAAAGAATTTGGAAAAGTTAGCTTAGAAGAAAACATGAAGAATGACAAGTGGACTGTTCTTTTCTTCTATCCAATGGACTTCACTTTCGTTTGTCCTACAGAAATCACATCACTTAGCGACCGTTTCGACGAGTTCGAAGATTTAGATGCTGATGTAATTGGTGTTTCTACAGATACTATCCACACTCACAAAGCTTGGATCAACACGCCACGTGACATGAATGGTCTAGGTGAGTTAAAATATTCTCTAGCAGCTGATACAAACCACACTGTAGCTCGTGATTACGGTGTTCTTATCGAAGAAGAAGGTATTGCACTTCGTGGCTTATTCATTATCTCTCCAGAGGGAGAATTGATGTATTCTGTTGTTAACCATAACAACATTGGCCGTGATGTTGATGAAACTTTACGTGTACTTCAAGCACTTCAAACAGGTGGACTTTGCCCAGCAAACTGGAAACCTGGTCAAAAGACTCTTTAA
- a CDS encoding potassium channel family protein: MKKQYAVIGLGRFGGSMCKALADQGMEVLAIDIDEDRVNEFSNVVTHAVIADSTDEGVLKSLGIRNFQHVVVAIGDNLQSSILTTLILKEMGVEKITVKAQNDYHEKVLRKIGADKIIHPERDMGVRIAHQIVSNNVLDYLELSDEHSIVELVATKKMNNKSLIELDIRAKYGCNVVAVKRGKDIYVSPQADQSIHQGDVLIVIGGDKDINRLEKQMANEE, from the coding sequence TTGAAAAAACAATATGCTGTTATCGGACTAGGTCGATTTGGCGGTAGTATGTGTAAAGCGCTGGCCGATCAAGGAATGGAAGTCCTAGCGATTGATATTGATGAAGATCGAGTAAATGAGTTTTCTAACGTGGTTACACACGCTGTAATCGCTGATTCTACAGATGAGGGTGTATTGAAAAGTCTTGGAATCCGAAATTTTCAGCATGTCGTGGTCGCAATAGGTGACAATCTACAATCGTCCATTCTTACAACACTGATTCTAAAAGAGATGGGTGTAGAAAAGATCACGGTTAAAGCTCAAAACGATTACCATGAAAAGGTATTAAGAAAGATTGGTGCAGATAAAATTATTCATCCAGAGCGTGATATGGGTGTAAGAATAGCTCATCAAATCGTTTCTAACAATGTTTTAGATTATTTAGAGCTATCCGATGAACATAGCATCGTTGAATTGGTCGCAACAAAAAAGATGAATAATAAATCATTGATCGAGTTAGACATTCGAGCAAAGTATGGATGTAATGTTGTAGCTGTTAAAAGAGGTAAAGACATCTATGTTTCACCACAGGCTGACCAATCAATCCATCAAGGAGATGTACTGATCGTAATCGGTGGTGATAAGGACATCAATCGCTTAGAAAAACAAATGGCTAATGAAGAATAA